TTGCTGCCTCTAGCAAAACTAAAGCAGCCGTTGTTTTTATACACACAAAATATGCTAATGGTATTTTAAATAGGTATCTAAACGAAAAAAAATCTGTGGTATTTTCAGATTTTTCGGAGTGGATTTCTCTGGATATCAACCTAGACCAAACACAACTTAATTTTAGCGGTATCAGTACCGCAAAAGCACCTACAAAATTTGTGAGTTTGTTTCAACAAATTGAACCGACTACAAACGCTACGCCAAGCTATGCGCCCTTAAATGCAAAGGCCATTCTTTCATTTACATTTGAGAACTTTGCTGACTTTTATAAAAATCAACAAGGCTTTTTAGAAACACTTTCTAAAAAGGATACCGTTTTTAATTCGGTTCATGAATTAGGCCTGGTGTACTTCGCTCAAAATAAAGTTGTTATACTTCAAAATTATGGTGCAGAAAACATTCTAAAATATCTGGAAGAAAAATCGAAAGAAACAGTCACATACCAAGGTAATGATATGGTGGCCTTAACCGATACAAATGTACTGAGCAGCTTTTCTTCGTTAATTTCAGGTTTTGAAACTAATTATTACACGATACTAGAAAATACATTTATCTTTTCTGAAGATATAGAATCACTTCAAAACTGCATCAGCAGTTTTAAAAATGAAGCTACTTTTGATAAATCTGAAACGTACAACAGCGTTAAAAATAGCATTGCAGACGAATCTAATATGTTATTGGTTGTTTCCCCTGAAGGGGTGGACAACTTTATGAAAGACCATTTTAAAAATGACATATTAAAGGACTTAAAGAATTTAGATCTCAAAGAACATACCCTAGTAGCGCAACTCGTGGCAGATCAAGGTTTTTATCATACGAGTCTTAGCTTTAAAAAGATAGCTTCAAAAACGGAGCTCAACATGACTGCGCCGCTATTTACAGTACGCTTGGATAGCGACATTGCCAATCAGGCTCAATTTGTTCGCAATCACCAAACGAATAAAAAAGAGATCGTGGTTCAAGATCAAGACAACTACCTCTACCTCATCGGGACTGACGGTAAGGTATTATGGAAAAAAGAGCTTGATGGTAAAATTTTAGGAAAGATAGCACAAGTAGATCTTTACAGAAATGGGCGCTTACAGTTAGCCTTTGCCACTGCAAATACTGTAACGATTTTAGATCGAAACGGTGACTTGGTTAAAGACTTTAATACCACGATAACAGGTGGTCCCATAAGCAGTTTTTCAGTTTTTGATTACGATAATACTAGAAATTATCGTTTTTTAATTGTTCAAGATCGAAAAATAACCATGCTAGACAATAGGGCTAAAAGAGTAGATGGCTTTAATTTTAAAGAAGCTAGCTCTAGAATAACGCAAGCGCCTAAACATTTTAGAATGAATACCAAAGATTATATTGTTTTTCCTGAAGAAAATGGCACCCTACGAATACTAAGTAGAACTGGTACCGATAGAATTTTAGTGAAGCAAAAAATAAACTTTTCACAAAATGAAATCTTTAACTACAACAATAAATTTTCTACAACAGACACCAAAGGCAACCTTTATCAAATAGACGAAAAAGGCACGATAACCCAAACAAATCTCAACCTCAATAAAGATCACGGATTACAAACTACCAGCACGGTATTAGCCACTATGAATGAAAACACCTTAAGCATAAAAGGCAAATCGGTTGAACTTGAACTTGGTGTGTACACAAAACCACAAATTTTTTATAGTGCCAATAAAATATATGTTAGTGTTACCGATATTCAAAATCAAAAGATTTATTTATTTGACAGTAAAGCAGAAGCCATAGCGAACTTTCCTATATATGGCACATCAGTCATAGATTTAGCCGATATGGATAATGATAAAAAGCTAGAATTGGTAGCAAAAGACTTAGAAAACTCATTAATTGTGTATAGGATAAACTAAGGATTATTCCATTTACACAAGAAAAGATTCTTTCCATACATATGAAAATATTTTTGTGGTCATAAGGTTTATTTTAGTGTCATAAACACTAATTCCATACCACATGAAAACTCAAACTATGCTAAGCCTCCTGCTTATTTTAGCCGTAAATTTTGCATCAGGGCAAGTACATTGCAGTAAATATTATCCCTTCGAGGAAGGCACAAGTTTTCAATATTCAATGTTCGATAAAAAGGGCAAACCCGATGGCACTTCGAACTACAAAGTAAATAGTGTCATAAATTCAGGTGGTGAGACTATAGCAGAAATGTCTGTAATTCTTCTCGATAAAAAAGGCAATGAAATTGTAACGTCTAATTACACTATAATATGCACTGATTCAGGAGTCAAAATAGATTTCCAATCTTTAATGCCAAGTCAAATGCTAGAGCAGTATAAAGAAATGGATGTTCAGGTAGATTTATCAGGCACTGATATTGAATTGCCTAATGATTTATCTGTTGGACAAGAACTACAAGAAGCTAATGTTACCATGAATGTTAAGATGGCAGGAATGAATATGAAAACTATGGTTAACATGATGAATAGAAAAGTAGAAAAAATAGAAACCATTACAACTCCTGCAGGATCATTTGAATGTTTTGTGATTTATAGTGAAAATGAATCGCAAATCATGGGTATAAAAAAAACTTTTCCTTCACGTTTATGGTTAGCCGAAGGGGTTGGTATGGTAAAACAAGAAAGCTATCAAAAAGATGGGGATCTTATAAGTGCTACAGAACTCACTAAATTTAAGTAATCCCCTAAGTTAAATAGTCTAAAAATAAACCTATAATTGTATTTTTTAATGTAAAAATATTTAAAAAAATAATTAAATTTAGTCACTAAAAATCAAGGATGCACTACTTTAATTTACTGTTCCATAAAGTACCTTTAATTTTACTGCTCATTAGCTGCCATACCAAAAGCAATCAAAATAATTCAGCTGATGTGCCCACTTCAAAAGAAAAAATAGCACTTAAATATGCTTTAAATGAAAATACCATTACCGTCAATGGAACAACTTTTAATGTCGTAAGCGATCCTTGTGTTACTCAAATTAATGATGACCATAGTTTAATGACTTTTAAAGCCAGCAATGATGACTTGGAGTATTCCTTGACTGTGGTTCTAGGAGTTTATAGCGATTCATTTAATAATGGAAATTACAGTACTAATTTAGGTGATACAGAGGAAGATTTTATGGTCATTACTTTTAAAACCGAAGATGGCACCTTCACAAATACTCAGAATAGTTTTGTAGCGTTTTCGAAAAACGGAAATGATGGAATCATCGTTGCAAACGATATTAGTCTTTCGGATACGTACGAAGCATTACCCAATATAGATGTAAGTTTTCATATACGTTGCACTTTATAGCTTTTAGCTTATATGAATTGAGCCTCAAAAAGATTTGCAAAATGTTTTAAAAGCTTCTCTTTCACCTCTTCAACATCTACTACTTTTTTACCTAATTCTACATTTAAAGAAGTAACTGCTTTACCTTTTATGCCACAAGGGATCATCAAATCAAAAAACCCTAAATCAGCATTTACATTTAAAGCAAACCCGTGCATGGTTACCCAACGGCTGGCCCGTACACCCATAGCGCAAATTTTACGAGCAAATGGTGTGCCTACATCCAACCAAACGCCAGTTTCTCCTTCTGAACGTTCGGTTTTTAGTCCATATTCAGCTAAGGTAAGTATCACAACCTCCTCTAAAAAGCGTAAATATTTATGAATATCAGTAAAAAAATTATCCAAGTCTAAAATAGGATAGCCCACAATTTGCCCTGGTCCGTGATAGGTAATATCGCCTCCCCTATTAATTTTATAAAAAGTAGCTCCCTTTTCAGCTAATTGCACTTCGTCAACCAGCAGGTTAGTGATGTCACCACTTTTTCCTAAAGTATATACATGAGGATGTTCTACAAATAGGAAATAATTAGCCGTTTCAAGGGCCAATTCCTCTCTTCTATTTTTGATTTTTGCATCAATAATAGTTTTAAAAAGCTGCTCTTGATAATCCCAAGTTTCTTTATAATCTTTTAAACCTAAATCTTTAAGTATAACTTCTTTACTCATCCCTGCAAAGATAAATAAAAATCAACTGTCAAAAGTAAACAATAGCAGTTGGCAGAAAGGCTTTAGGCATTAAGCTGTAGGCATTATGCCTTATAAATTAAAGGTTTTAGATTTAAATCTATAAATAATAAGTATAAAATATATCGGTAAAAATTATTAAAAAAATTGCGCTGCCAACTGCTACCGAGCACTGCTTACTAAAGAATAACTATTATTTATCGGGATTATTTAAAATTACCAAAGCAGCAATTACGCCTGGTACCCAACCACATAGCGTTAGTAAAAAAACAATGATTATAGAACCGCAACCTTTCCCGATGACCGCTAGTGGGGGAAATAAAATAGCTAAAATAACTCTCCAAATACTCATTTAGTTTGATTTTGATTGATGAATGTGACCATTTGACGTAAAATTACGGTAAATGTTACACAGCACATTTAAAACTGGTGTTTAAAAATTTTTACTTTTTTCAGACAAATGATTTCGCGCATTGTACCTATATTTGCAGCCTTAATAAAGTAAAAAATGCAACTTTCAGAACAAGAAGTCATCCGAAGAGAAAAACTTACCAAATTACGTGAAATTGGTATTAATCCTTATCCAGCAGCTTTATACCCTGTTGACACTACCTCTAAAACTATAAAAAATGCCTATCAAGAAGGTAAAAAGGTAGTTGTTGCAGGTAGATTAATGCGAAAAAAAATTCAAGGAAAAGCTTCTTTTGCAGAATTACAAGATAGCGAAGGTCGTGTTCAATTGTATTTTAACAGAGATGAAATTTGTCCAGAAGACGACCATTCTAAATACAACGATGTTTTTAAAAAACTACTTGATTTAGGGGATATTATTGGCGTTGAAGGTGAATTGTTTACGACACAGGTAGGCGAAAAAACGGTGCTTGTAAAAAACTTTACGATATTATGTAAAGCCTTACGACCACTACCTTTACCTAAAGTTGATCCAGACGGAAAAGTACACGACGAGTTTAATGATCCCGAATTACGCTACCGGCAACGTTATGTAGATTTAATTGTAAATCCACAGGTAAAAGAAACCTTCATTAAAAGAACAAAAATAACCAATAGTATTCGTCAGTTTTTTAATGATAGAGAATATCTAGAAGTTGAAACTCCTATTCTGCAACCCATTCCTGGAGGGGCAGCAGCTCGCCCATTTTTAACACACCACAATGCTTTAAACATCCCATTGTATTTGCGTATTGCCAATGAATTATACTTAAAACGTTTAATTGTGGGTGGTTTTGATGGCGTCTATGAATTCTCTAAAGATTTTAGAAATGAAGGAATGGACAGAACACATAATCCAGAATTTACGGTTATGGAATTATATGTTGCCTACAAAGACTACCATTGGATGATGGATATGACCGAACAACTTCTTGAAAAAGTAGCCATAGATGCCAATGGAAAATCTCAGGTTCAAGTTGGCAAGAACATGATAGAATTTAAAGCACCCTATCCTAGAATTCCAATTTTAGCCGCCATAAAAGAGCATACTGGCTATGATGTTGCTGGCAAAACAGATATTGAACTCAGAGAGATTGCGAAAAAATTAGGCTTAGAAGTTGACGACACTATGGGTGTAGGGAAACTTATTGATGAAATATTTGGTGAAAAGTGTGAGCACTTTTATGTGCAACCCACATTTATTACCGATTATCCAAAAGAAATGAGCCCCCTAACCAAAGAACATAGAGATAACCCTGAATTAACAGAACGTTTTGAGTTGATGGTCAATGGAAAAGAATTGGCGAATTGCTATTCTGAGCTTAATGACCCTATTGATCAAAGAGAACGATTTGAAGAGCAACTGCGCTTGTCTGCAAAAGGGGATGATGAAGCCATGTTTATTGATCAAGATTTTATCAGGGCTTTAGAATACGGTATGCCACCAACAAGTGGCATTGGTATTGGTATTGATCGTTTAGTGATGTTGATGACAAATAATTCTTCTATACAAGAAGTTTTATTCTTCCCACAGATGCGACCAGAGAAAAAGCAGGTTGAATTATCTGAAAATGAAAAAGTTATTTTTGACATCTTAAAGAAAGAAAAAGAAATGTCATTAAATGCCCTCAAAGAAGCTTCTGGCTTAAGCAATAAAGCATGGGACAAAAGCTTAAAAGCCATGAACAAAACTGGAGTTACTAAGGTAACAAAGACTGATAACGACTTAATAGTATCACTACAAGAATAAACTTTTAAATAAAAACACAAAAAGGAGAAAATACTTTTATTTTCTCCTTTTTGTGTATAAAATACGTACCTGTACTATTTTAAAAAATCAACAAAGCCTCTGAGTAACAGAAGCTTTGACTGGACTAACTCAAATAAAAGAATACTTCTACGCTTTTTTTATTGATTTTCAAATATACCATTATAGACAGTTCATTTCATAAAATATTACTTATTTTTTTAATTTTTAACATTTTATTTACATTAACTGCGTTAAAAGCTATTTTTATTTAACATTTTATTTTTGTGGTTGCATTTTTTAGGCACTCCATTAAGAAATACTTAACATTAATTTGATTTTTATTTTATTAATTTGAAATGAACTAATTAAACTATTCTACTAAAATGATTAAAAATGTAATACAAAGATCTCTCTTTGTGGTAATGTTGGTAGGTTGTTTTTCGACAACCGAAGCACAAATTTTCAAGAAGAAAAATAAAAAGCCTGAGGCAAAAACCGAAGCCCCAGCCGCAAAAAAAGGAGGAATTCTTCCTTATGATAAAGTGATCACTAAAGATGCCAAAACAGACAAAGGTTTGTTTGATGTTCACGAAATAGATAGTAAATATTTCTATGAAATTCCTGATTCTTTGTTCAACAAAGAAATGTTAATGGTTAGCCGTATTTCAAAAACAGCCACTGGTATTGGTTTTGGAGGTGGAAAAATAAACACTCAAGTATTACGTTGGGAAAAAAAAGATAAAAAAGTGCTTTTACGTGTGGTTTCACATGATATTGTTGCTTCAGATTCATTGCCAGTGCATGAAGCCGTTGTAAATTCTAATTTCGAACCCGTACTCTATGCTTTTGACATAAAAGCCTTTAAAAAAGACTCCATAAAGTCAGCTACTGTAATTGACGTTACTGATCTTTTTGAAAAAGATGTAAATGCTTTAGGCATGCCAGATTTTTATAAAAAGCAGTATAAAGTTTCACGATTAGATGGTGACAGAAGTTATATTGAGTCTCTAAAAAGTTATCCTTTAAATATTGAAGCCAGACACGTAAAGACCTATGCTGCTGGTGATGCACCATCTAACGGAGATTTGGGGTCTATATCTATAGAAATCAACAATTCTATGATACTTTTACCCGCAGAACCTATGAAAAGACGTTATTTTGATGAACGTGTAGGTTGGTTTGCTCGTGGTCAAGTAGATTACGGTTTAGAAGCTCAAGAAAGCAAAACTGTTCGATATTTAGATCGTTGGAGACTTGAAGTTAAAGACGAAGATGTAGAAAAATTTAAGAGAGGTGAACTGGTTGAGCCTAAAAAGCAGATTATTTATTATGTTGATAGAGCAACTCCAAAAGAATGGGTACCTTTTATAAAGCAAGGTATCGAAGATTGGCAAATTGCGTTCGAAGCGGCAGGTTTTAAAAATGCAATTATTGCAAAAGAGCCCCCTACTGCAGCAGAAGATCCAGAATGGTCTCCTGAAGACGTGCGTTATTCTGTGGTTCGTTATTTAGCTTCTCCAATCCCTAATGCCAACGGACCTCACGTTAGTGATCCAAGAACTGGTGAAATTTTAGAATCAGACATTAACTGGTATCATAATGTAATGACCCTATTGCGTAACTGGTTTTTTGTACAAACTGCTGCCATTAATGAAGATGCCAGAGGTGTTGCCTTTAAAACAGAAGTTATGGGACGTTTAATTCGTTTTGTTTCTTCGCACGAAGTTGGTCATACCTTAGGTTTACCGCATAACATGGGTAGTAGTGTTGCCTATCCCGTAGATTCTTTACGTTCTGCTTCCTTTACTAAAAAATATGGTACAGCCCCATCAATTATGGATTACGCACGTTTTAATTATGTTGCGCAACCAGGTGATGAAGGTGTTGCTTTAATGCCAGAAATTGGTATTTATGATAAATATTCAATTAGCTGGGGATACCGTCCTATTTTTGATAAAACGGCAGAAGACGAAAAGGCCGTTTTAGATAGCTGGATTTTAAAACATGCTGGAGACCCATTATATCGTTTTGGACGTCAACAAGGAGAAGTTATTGACCCAAGTTCACAAACAGAAGATCTAGGTGATGATGCTGTTAAAGCAAGCATGTACGGTATCGCTAACTTAAAGCGTATTGTTCCAAACATAAGCACATGGATTGCTGAAGATGGTAAAAATTATGATGATTTAGGAACGCTTTACGAGCAAGTATTAGGGCAATACAATCGCTACATGGGTCATGTATCGAATAACATTGGTGGTGTTTATGAAATATATAAGGCCTTTGGACAAGATGGAGCCGTGTATACACCAGTTGCTAAGGAACGTCAAAAAAATAGTTTAGACTTTGTTCAAAAACAATTATTTGAAACTCCAGAATGGTTATTAGATCAAGATATCTTTAATAAAATTGAAGCTTCAGGTTCTGTAGAACGCTTGCGTTCTATTCAAGTAAGAACCTTGGATAATATTTTGAACCTAGGTAAAATGTCTCGTATGATCGAAAATGAAACGGTACATGGCAAAGATGCTTATGCTTTAACTGAGATGATGAAAGATCTTAGAACTGGTATTTGGGCTGAGCTTTCAAGAGGATCTAAAATAGACACCTACCGTAGAAATCTACAAAAAGGACATATTGATAGATTAGGTTATTTGATGACTGCTGAAAACCAAAGCTCTAGAAGAGGTTCTAGCGCTATTAATACTAGCCAATCTGATATTAGATCAGTAGCTAGAGCAGAATTAAATACCTTAAGAGCCGCGGTTAGAAGTGCCATTTCAAGAACCTCTGATAGCATGAGTAAATATCACTTACAGGATGCTGTTGAACGTATTGATATGATTTTAGACCCTAAATAAACTCATAAAAATTTAAGTTAAAGATCAATTTTTATAGCTTTAGACTACTGGCGTTAAGTTTTTTTTAAAAATCACTTAACCGTTTACCCGCAGTACTCTTCAACTAAGCTATAGAAATTGGTCTTTTTTCTTTTCATCTTCTGAGCAAATGGCCTTATGGCATACTTTTGGGCAAAGAGTTAAACCCCAGAAATCATGTCACATACCACTAAATGCCTACTATTACTATCCTTATTTTAAATTTCTTGTTTAGTGTTCCTTGGTACGGATACTTAAAACAACACAGAACAAGAGCTTAGCACTACACCCCTAAAACAATTAAACTTACTAGTGTTTCATTGGTAGAATATTTTGTATAAACAAGCTATTTCCCTAGCTTTTATCGGTACCCCTTGACTCTTGGCGCTAAAGCATAGTACACCACAATAAATGAATGATTCAGCTACAAAAAGAATTCATTTCACAACAATTAGGAGAAACGCCTATTTCTTTTCATTAACTTTAGCATCCCAAATTACTTGAATATGAAACCTAAATTTAAAAGTTTACTTTACTTATGTTCCTTTGCTGTATGCGCTATCTTTTATCATCAGATGGAAGAAACTCCTGCACATGAAGAAGTTGCCACTACTAAATTCGCAGCTAATGAAGGCTTAGAAAATAAAACAAGTGACGTTAGTCCTTTAGAATACAAAAAAAATACCTACGAAAACCTAAACTAAAGCTCAAGCAGCTCTTAGATTATCATAAATCAGCAAACATACCGTGTTTGCTGATTTTTTTTTAAGGATAGTGTTAAAAAACTACTAATACCAACAAGCTAACTTAAACCTTTTGCACCTAAGCTAGTCCTAAAGGTATAATCTTAAAAAATAAAAATTATGAAAAAATTAGTTTTAATCCTGACTGCCTTAATAAGTTTAAACGGATTCGCACAAAGAAGGGGCGGAGAAAAATTGAGTCCTGAACAAATGGCTACCCTAAGTACAAAAAAGATGACATTAGCTTTAGATCTGAACGAAAGTCAGCAAGCTAAAGTATATGAATTAAACTTAGAAAATGCATCCAAAAGGCTGTCAAAACAAACTGAACTAAAAGCATTAAGAGCCAGTGACGACCGTAAAAAACCCACAAAAGACGAGCAATTCGCCATGCAATCAGCAATGCTCGATCATCAAATAGCTCAAAAAGCCAAAATGGAAGCTATTTTAAATAAAGATCAGTTTACTAAATGGGAAAAAATGCAGCAACAGCAAAAAAGAAAAATGATAAAAAAAGAGGGGCCTAGAAAAGGAAGAAATCAAAGATAGTCCAAAGCTGTTTTATCTAAATAAAAAAAGAGAAGCCAATAGCTTCTCTTTTTTTTATACCTATGTTTCATTATTTAAGTGAGGGCGCAATTGTTGCTAATGCCTTAATCGTCGCGTCAATATCCTCATAAGAAAGGGCATCGTTTAAGAAATAACTTTCGAAAGCACTTGGTGGTAAATACACTCCGTTTTGCAACATTCCGTGAAAATATTTTTTAAAAGTTTCGTTATTTCCTTTTGCGGATGAAGCAAAATCGACTACTGGAGTCGCTGTAAAATGAACAGAAATCATACTTCCAAATCTATTTATTTGATGCTCTATGCCGTGCTCTTTTAATACTTTTTCTAAACCTTTATGTAAATAGGCAGTTTTATCTGCTAGACTTCTAAAAACATCTGGGTTGTTGTTCAATTCGGTTAACATCGCTAAGCCAGCACTCATAGCTAAGGGGTTTCCACTAAGTGTTCCTGCTTGGTATACTGGACCCTCAGGCGCTAAATAACCCATAATCTCGTTCCTGGCAGCGAAAGCACCAACAGGCAAACCACCACCAATAACCTTCCCGAACGTAACAATATCCGCAGCGATACCCAACACTTCTTGCGCACCACCTTTTCCCAAGCGAAAACCAGTCATTACCTCATCAAATATTAATAAAATATGCTCTTGGGTACATAATTCTCTTAATCCTTTAATAAAAGCTTCATCGGGAACAATACAACCCATATTTCCCGCCACTGGCTCAATAATTACAGCTGCTATTTCTCGCTTATTAGCAGCTACCAAGGCTTGAACACTTTCTAAATCGTTATAATTGGCTAACAAGGTATCTTTTGCTGTTCCTTGAGTAACACCAGGACTGTTGGGTGAACCAAAGGTCACTGCTCCACTACCGGCTTGAATTAAAAAAGAATCTGAATGGCCATGATAACAACCAGAAAACTTAATGATTTTATCTTTTCCTGTAAAACCCCGCGCCAACCTTACGGCACTCATACAAGCTTCTGTACCACTATTTACAAATCTAATTTTATCGATATTAGGCACCATAGAAACAGCTAGTTTCGCTAATTGTGTTTCTATTTCGGTGGGCATTCCAAACGAAGTACCTTTTTTTGCTTTTTCGATCACCGCATTTATCACAGGCTCGTAAGCATGACCCAAAATTAAGGGGCCCCAAGAAGAGATATAATCAATTAAACGGTTGTCATCCACATCTGTCAAATAGGCTCCCTTCGCTTCTTTCACAAAAATAGGCGTTCCACCTACAGCCTTGAAGGCTCTTACAGGTGAATTTACACCTCCTGGAATATAGTTTTGTGCTTCATTAAAAAGTTGACTACTTCTTTGGTATTGCATTCTTTTTATTTTTTTACAGATTTAATAGTCAATTTTTGTCCAACACTAAGGCTACTGCTTTTTAAATTATTTGCTTCCATAATGTCATCTACCGAGACAAAATAGGTTCTAGAGATAGAATATAAGGTATCGCCTTTTACCACGGTATGCGAATTAAGCTCATATTGTTTGGGTTCTCTTTTAACAACATAACCTTCATTTACAACATTATCATCGTATTTATGGAGGTCGTAACGTTCTATAAAAGAAATTAATTTACTCGGATATTTATAATCTGTCGCATAGCCAGCCTTTTTTAATCCGTGCGCCCATCCACGATAATCATTGGTATCTAAATCAAATAAAAAAGCGTATCGCGCTCTACTGGTTAAAAAAAGACTGTGATCTCTAAAAGAATACATCGGGTGATTGTATTTTCTAAAACATTCTCCCTTCTCATCGTCATCATGAAAATCGTACTCGCCTTCCCAGCCTTTATGACATTTAATTCCGAAATGATTATTGGTTTTTTTAACCAATGCACTTTTACCAAAGCCACTTTCTAAAATACCTTGCGCTAGCGTAATGCTCGCTGGTATACCGTAGGCTTTCATTTCAAATTGAGCTATTTCTGCAAAGGTGTCAATATAGTCCTCTACTGAATTGATGGGAAATTCAATAAATTTTCCTGAATCCTCGGGGAGTAGATAAACAGATTTGCTTTCGTTTACCGGGGAAGTCATCGTTGGGGTTTCACTCACCGAATTTGGTTTTTTACTGTAGGAAACCGTACGTTTTTTAGCTTTACAAGAGGCAAAAAAAACAAGTAAAATAAGTACTATAATTTTTTTCATCATACCATCAATAAGGGTAAATTTTTCTTTTCTAGTTTTAAATTCATGCCTAAAACACCCTGTAAACCTCCAGAATGAATGGCTAGAATTTTGGTGTTGGGTTTAAAATAATCATTTTGTATTAAATCTACTAACCCAAACATCATTTTTCCAGTATAAACGGGATCCAGAGGTATGGTAGTTTCTCGTTTAAA
The sequence above is drawn from the Cellulophaga sp. Hel_I_12 genome and encodes:
- the hemL gene encoding glutamate-1-semialdehyde 2,1-aminomutase → MQYQRSSQLFNEAQNYIPGGVNSPVRAFKAVGGTPIFVKEAKGAYLTDVDDNRLIDYISSWGPLILGHAYEPVINAVIEKAKKGTSFGMPTEIETQLAKLAVSMVPNIDKIRFVNSGTEACMSAVRLARGFTGKDKIIKFSGCYHGHSDSFLIQAGSGAVTFGSPNSPGVTQGTAKDTLLANYNDLESVQALVAANKREIAAVIIEPVAGNMGCIVPDEAFIKGLRELCTQEHILLIFDEVMTGFRLGKGGAQEVLGIAADIVTFGKVIGGGLPVGAFAARNEIMGYLAPEGPVYQAGTLSGNPLAMSAGLAMLTELNNNPDVFRSLADKTAYLHKGLEKVLKEHGIEHQINRFGSMISVHFTATPVVDFASSAKGNNETFKKYFHGMLQNGVYLPPSAFESYFLNDALSYEDIDATIKALATIAPSLK
- a CDS encoding YqaE/Pmp3 family membrane protein: MSIWRVILAILFPPLAVIGKGCGSIIIVFLLTLCGWVPGVIAALVILNNPDK
- a CDS encoding zinc-dependent metalloprotease: MIKNVIQRSLFVVMLVGCFSTTEAQIFKKKNKKPEAKTEAPAAKKGGILPYDKVITKDAKTDKGLFDVHEIDSKYFYEIPDSLFNKEMLMVSRISKTATGIGFGGGKINTQVLRWEKKDKKVLLRVVSHDIVASDSLPVHEAVVNSNFEPVLYAFDIKAFKKDSIKSATVIDVTDLFEKDVNALGMPDFYKKQYKVSRLDGDRSYIESLKSYPLNIEARHVKTYAAGDAPSNGDLGSISIEINNSMILLPAEPMKRRYFDERVGWFARGQVDYGLEAQESKTVRYLDRWRLEVKDEDVEKFKRGELVEPKKQIIYYVDRATPKEWVPFIKQGIEDWQIAFEAAGFKNAIIAKEPPTAAEDPEWSPEDVRYSVVRYLASPIPNANGPHVSDPRTGEILESDINWYHNVMTLLRNWFFVQTAAINEDARGVAFKTEVMGRLIRFVSSHEVGHTLGLPHNMGSSVAYPVDSLRSASFTKKYGTAPSIMDYARFNYVAQPGDEGVALMPEIGIYDKYSISWGYRPIFDKTAEDEKAVLDSWILKHAGDPLYRFGRQQGEVIDPSSQTEDLGDDAVKASMYGIANLKRIVPNISTWIAEDGKNYDDLGTLYEQVLGQYNRYMGHVSNNIGGVYEIYKAFGQDGAVYTPVAKERQKNSLDFVQKQLFETPEWLLDQDIFNKIEASGSVERLRSIQVRTLDNILNLGKMSRMIENETVHGKDAYALTEMMKDLRTGIWAELSRGSKIDTYRRNLQKGHIDRLGYLMTAENQSSRRGSSAINTSQSDIRSVARAELNTLRAAVRSAISRTSDSMSKYHLQDAVERIDMILDPK
- a CDS encoding glucosaminidase domain-containing protein; translated protein: MMKKIIVLILLVFFASCKAKKRTVSYSKKPNSVSETPTMTSPVNESKSVYLLPEDSGKFIEFPINSVEDYIDTFAEIAQFEMKAYGIPASITLAQGILESGFGKSALVKKTNNHFGIKCHKGWEGEYDFHDDDEKGECFRKYNHPMYSFRDHSLFLTSRARYAFLFDLDTNDYRGWAHGLKKAGYATDYKYPSKLISFIERYDLHKYDDNVVNEGYVVKREPKQYELNSHTVVKGDTLYSISRTYFVSVDDIMEANNLKSSSLSVGQKLTIKSVKK
- a CDS encoding DUF4890 domain-containing protein; protein product: MKKLVLILTALISLNGFAQRRGGEKLSPEQMATLSTKKMTLALDLNESQQAKVYELNLENASKRLSKQTELKALRASDDRKKPTKDEQFAMQSAMLDHQIAQKAKMEAILNKDQFTKWEKMQQQQKRKMIKKEGPRKGRNQR
- the lysS gene encoding lysine--tRNA ligase — translated: MQLSEQEVIRREKLTKLREIGINPYPAALYPVDTTSKTIKNAYQEGKKVVVAGRLMRKKIQGKASFAELQDSEGRVQLYFNRDEICPEDDHSKYNDVFKKLLDLGDIIGVEGELFTTQVGEKTVLVKNFTILCKALRPLPLPKVDPDGKVHDEFNDPELRYRQRYVDLIVNPQVKETFIKRTKITNSIRQFFNDREYLEVETPILQPIPGGAAARPFLTHHNALNIPLYLRIANELYLKRLIVGGFDGVYEFSKDFRNEGMDRTHNPEFTVMELYVAYKDYHWMMDMTEQLLEKVAIDANGKSQVQVGKNMIEFKAPYPRIPILAAIKEHTGYDVAGKTDIELREIAKKLGLEVDDTMGVGKLIDEIFGEKCEHFYVQPTFITDYPKEMSPLTKEHRDNPELTERFELMVNGKELANCYSELNDPIDQRERFEEQLRLSAKGDDEAMFIDQDFIRALEYGMPPTSGIGIGIDRLVMLMTNNSSIQEVLFFPQMRPEKKQVELSENEKVIFDILKKEKEMSLNALKEASGLSNKAWDKSLKAMNKTGVTKVTKTDNDLIVSLQE
- the lipB gene encoding lipoyl(octanoyl) transferase LipB, which encodes MSKEVILKDLGLKDYKETWDYQEQLFKTIIDAKIKNRREELALETANYFLFVEHPHVYTLGKSGDITNLLVDEVQLAEKGATFYKINRGGDITYHGPGQIVGYPILDLDNFFTDIHKYLRFLEEVVILTLAEYGLKTERSEGETGVWLDVGTPFARKICAMGVRASRWVTMHGFALNVNADLGFFDLMIPCGIKGKAVTSLNVELGKKVVDVEEVKEKLLKHFANLFEAQFI